The genomic stretch TGCATGCGTTTACAGTTATCGTACGAGAAGTTATTACAAGAAATAAACACGATAAAGAGATTTCTTACGTTTAGCTTAATAAATTTGAGCAATTATAAGGTTACGATACTTGAAAATATATATGGACAGAAAATTTAATTAGATTTAAGGTTTTTTGTTAAGTTTTAGTTCTCTATTATTTTTTTGGGTCTTTCTTAAGCTACTGGGTCTTCTTAAATTACAGGGTCCTTATTTCGTTAATCGGAGCAATCAGCAATTACAAAAAGAGAACCAGGGGAGACATATAATTCATGGCTACTATAAAAGATATTGCAAACAAACTTGGTATAGCAGTCAGTACCGTATCCAAGGGTTTAAATGGTGCTAGCGACATCAGCAATGATATGCGCCAGCTGGTATTGGACACTGCTGTGGAAATGGGCTATGCGTCAAAAAAAATGCGTACCACTACCACACGTAAGGTATGTATTTTTATTGAAAATATGGACTATGAGAACATCGATCAGTTTGGCTATGACATAATTGTAGGATTTAAGTTATCTGCTGCCAGGAGGCATTGGGAGGTAACTGTAATTCCCGCAAGCCTTACTCTTCAGACAGACGAAAAATATGATACGTATATGCTGAAGAATGGATACAGCGGAGCGTTTTTTCTGGGTTTTGCCCTTCACGACGACTGGGTGGTACAGCTAAACAAAACCACGGTGCCTACCGTTCTTCTTGATAATTATATAGAAGGAAACAATCATGTTGGTTATGTGGGAACGGACAGTGAAGAAGGGATTGACTGTGCAGTTGTCCATCTAAAAGAATTGGGGCATAAAAAAATTGCATTTCTCAACGGCTCCAAGAACTCCATGGTATCCAATCAGCGTTATGCTGCATTTGTAAACAGTATGAATAAGCACAACCTCCTTCTGGAAGAAAGCCTTATAGAATATGGATATTATGTTCCTGACTGTGCCAAATACCATGTTCCCTCCTTTCTAAAAAATGGTGCTACTGCGATAATCTGCGCCAGTGACCTTATCGCTTCCGGAGTTATCACTGAAATTATGGAACAGGGTCTTAAAGTACCGGAGGATATCAGTGTTATAGGTTTTGATGACCTTCCTCTTGCCACTCAGCTCTCGCCGGCATTGACCACTATCAGACAGGACAGGGTGGATTTGGGGAAGAGTGCCTTCCTGCTGCTGGACGGGCTTATACACAATATAACCACCAGCAAACTGCTACTCAGAGCCAAATTTATCAAACGCCAATCCACTGCCATCTGCAAAGAAAGAACCCGTGAGGAGAAATAAGTTTTTCTCCCAACGGGTTCTTTTACAAGTCTTCTGTTTTGCCTATCTTTCTATTAATTACGCCTTAAAACCTCTGTTTACCTGGTTTGGATCGACATACGTCTCGTTTAATACGCCTCTGCCATAGGTGAGTCCAGCATAGATCTGCCCGGTATTTCGCATAACCGGACCGGATTTATCTTCTTTCGCAATTCCTTCAAAGCCTTTCATCAATATCTGAAGGACTTCTTCCGCATCCTGTAAAGGTTTTCTCTCCATCTGGTACTGTGCATCTACCAAAGCTTTATTAATAAAAATATAGAGACTCATTAAGTTCAGTGATATATCATAGGTATAATCAAGGGATGACATCAGTTCGTTCAGGAACTTCTGCCCATGTTTGATATCATGTCTAAAGCCTTCTGTTTCACCCTTACTCAGCTTTTCCTTTGCTGATTGAATATCTGATAATATGACCTCATACATAATTACAATCAGTTCTGTTTTGGATGCCTGCGTAATTCTGGCTGCAAAGGATTTTGCTAGTTCCTTTTCCATTCCTGTTACTGCTCCTTTCTGGGGCGCAAGTAAAAACTTCCTATACTGTAATAGTAAGTTTTTAAAAGTGATAACCAAGACGTATCCTGGGTACTGAAACCTATTGTACCAAGCTGGAAGTTCCACTTTGTAGAAGGCAAGGTACCATCCTTGGGTCGCAGATTTTTTACGTTCCTTTATTGCTTTCTCGAGAACCGCAAAATGGCACATTCAGAACACTGCAATAAGTTTCATATACCTATAAATTATTAGGTTATTAGCCCTGAAGCAGAGATAAAACTGTCTGTGGTCTTTCATTTGCTTGAGCAAGCATAGAGGTTCCCGCCTGAGCAAGAACATTCATCTGGGTATATGTCGCCATTTCCTTTGCCATATCTACATCTGCAATACGCGAAAGAGCTTCTGTCATATTTTCTGAAGTTGTATCCAGATTTGATATGGAGTGCTCCAGACGATTCTGATAAGCACCTAATTTCGCACGTATAGATGTTACCAGATTATTGGCATCATCAAAAATTGTAATAGCTGCTTCTGCCCCTTCCTGTGTACAGATGTTAACCATACTGATACCCAGTGTGTCAGGATTAACCTTCGGCAGTCTTACTTCCATCGTCTGACTCTCATTGGCACCTATCTGTAATTTCATAGGGCCGGAATCCAGTACGGTTGCTGTTGTACTTCCTGTTGCTTTTACATCAAAGGTCATCTCAAAACCATTTGTATCAGAAATAGTCACAAAGTTTCCTTTGGAGGAAACAGTGGCCGTTGAAGCAAAATTGGTTCCCCAGGTAGCTGCCATAACCGTATCTTTGCCTTGGGCCTGCGTATGGGTACTGGGCTTTACACTGGCATCAATATTAAGATATGAGGCGAGTGCGGCATTTCCTACATTAATCTCAATCTTCTTATCACTGCCATATTCCTTTGTAGTGAAAATAAGCTCACCGGAAGCACCTTTTTTACACTCTATATTAGCATTGTCGCTGAGATCCCTGATTTTTTCGTATACCATATCAGGTGTATCCCCTTCTTCAATCTTAACTTCATTTCCATTAATATTAAATACACCAGCCTGTGCAGCTGTAATATTAGTTGCCCCCATAGCTGCGGAGCCGGAATAAGTTGCTTGTGTAGCGACTGCAGAAACATTAATTGTATAGGTCTTACTTGGAACGGTGTCAGAGACAGATACCAGCTGTACATTTTGATTGCTTGTAAAGGACTGTCTGTCAATACTTCCATCCAGCAAAGTTTTTGTATTAAATTCAGTGGTATCAGAAATTCTCTGTATTTCCTCTTTTAACTGGTCAATTTCTGCCTGTATGGATTTTCTGTCATCAATGGTGTTCGTACCATTGGAGGCCTGAACAGATAGTTCTCTCATTCTTTGCAGCATGGAATTCACTTCACTTAAGGCACCTTCTGCTGTCTGAATAATAGAAATACCATCAGATGCATTTCTGGAGGCCTGTTCAAGTCCTGCTATCTGAGTCTTCATTTTTTGGGAAATGGCCATACCGGCAGCATCGTCAGCAGCTTTATTAATACGATATCCGGAAGAGAGCTTCTCCAGACTCTTATCAAGACTCTTGTTTGTTCTATTCAGCATGTTGTTTGCTTTTAAAGCTGAAATATTATGATTAATTCTCATTGATTTCTCCTTTTCCTTAAAGTTGATTATCTATCTCTTTCACTTGTAGTATGAATGCCTTGGAAAGTTTTAACAGCGTTCCGGTATCTGCGGGGGTATCTCCGGTATTGATATCGCCTTCTTCTTTTGGCTTATAGTTGTTATATCGACCGCTTTCCCCAAAATTATTACCTATCCCGTAACTGATTTGTTTGATTTTTGTATCTTTTATGGTAAATGCCTCTGCAATTTCTGCTTCCTTTTTCTTTACGGCTTCCAATCCTTCTCTTGTTTCACAGACAATAAAGGCACTTACTTCGTTATTCTTAACCGTAAGATTCAGCTCGATCTGTCCCAGCTTACCTGTAGGTATCTTAATGGCAGCTTTACCGGTGTCACCTGTATTTTTAAGCAGTGTTACATTAACATTGGTTATACCTTCTATAGTTACCAGTGGTATCTGATAACTTTCCCTTAAAGCCATCTGGGTAATAAACTGCATTCCGTTACCGATTCTTCGAATATCTTCCATATCTTTTACAGTCAGATTACCCTTTTCATAATAACTTTTAAGAATGTCCTGAACCTCAGTCTCAATTTCCTGATAGGCGTTCTTTATCTGACTGTCACTCTCAAGATTGTCCAGCAACTTATCCGATATGCCTTCAAGGTTTAAGCTGTTCTCTGTTCCTTCTGCTACTTCCAGGGTAACATGTTCTTCTATTGCGTCTGCTGCTTCCCTCTGGCTATCACTTCTCTGCAATAAGTTATTTAGCTTATGAAATGCTGTGTTCTCCTTTTGCAGATAATCATTTGCCGCCATTACGTTTGAAAGGGTAACAGGAAGCTTATTGTTATCCAGCAGAACTTGAGCCTCTTTGGTAACAGCTTCTTTAAAATCCTTAAGTTTCTCATTATAATAAGCTTTATCTGTATCTTTATTCTGCTCGTTCAGAGCTTCGGCCACCTGCTCTAAGGTCATGTCTGCAACGTCCTTTGTATTTCCAAGGCCACTTAATGCTTCTGGTGAAAGATTATCCTTGATTTCTCTGACCAGTTCTTTTCCATAGGCGGCTTTTGTGTACTCCGAAGAAGTTGAGGTCTCCTCGAAATAGGCTGTATTTATCTGGTCGGTGATGGATTCACCTTTCTTTGTATAATTAGAAAGCGTCCCGAAGTTGTCATCTACAGAAGTTTCAATACCGCCACCTCGCCTTGTCCTTACAGCCGTAAGAAGATTCTTAAGGGTCAGCTCCTGATTTGCTTTAACAACTGCACCCAGGGCTGCTCCATCTGTTTTATCAACGGCACCTAAAAGTCTGTATAAGCCGATAAAGGATTTTCTTTCATCTTCTGTGATTTCCTTGTTCTTATCCAGCTTCCATAAGAAACGGCTGAAGCGTTCCTCTTCTGTAACTCCAAGCTCCTCTTTCATAGCATTTATCTGATTATTCAATTCCTCTACAGGCAGTTCTACGGGGTTGATACCTTTTCGGATGAACTCCACCGCAACTGCCGGATGGAAGTTCTTCATTACATTATTCACCTGCGTATCATGAAGCTTAACAAGATCTATATTCTCAGCTGTCAATGGCATATTGTTATAACCTAAAATGCGAAGTGCTCTTTTATTTGCCTCTGTGGCCTCCAGTCCCAGCTCCTCTAACAGACTGCCTGTATTTTGAAAGGCCTTGGAAATAGAATCACCCATATCAGCTCTTGGTTTGGTCATTAAAGTCTCGTAACTGTCCGCTGCATGATTTCTTTTATAGTCATTTCCAGCTGCCGTAAGGCTTTCCATCGTTTCCTGTGACCAAGAGAGAAGCGTATTGGAAAGCAGTGCTGCCGGTGCACTCTTTAATTCCTCAACCTGTAAAAGACTTGCTTTCACAGTGCTGATATTATCCTGACTGACATTAACATTGCCTTCTTTTAGAAGATTTCGATAATAGTTATCCTCGATTTCTTTTAAGCCTTCAACCACTTTTACAAGAGAATCGGTCTCAAGATGGAACCCTTTCTTTAACAGCTCACCGCTTGCATCAGACGTCATCTTTAAGCGAATTTCCTCCAGTCGTCTTCTTACGGTTATGGTCCGTATATCGATTTCCTCCTGGCTGACAGCTGTCTGTGCCGTATTTTCTATATGCGCTTTCGTATTATTATCAATATTTCTATCATCCGTTATCTGCTGTCTCTGCTGCTTATACAGATCCCTGATAGACAGGTTGTCCACTTCCTTGTCCGAGCGGACTGACACCATAGTTCGAATAGTATCATCACTAATATCCAAATCTGCCCTTGCTGCTCTGTACCCCTGACCTTCCGCCAGAAAACTAAGCGAGGGAGAATTTGTATTTCCCCATGCAAGTGATGTAATCAACTTATCCGTAATCTTATCTGTTGTCATATCAGATTTAATCTTATCCAAATCCCATGTGGCCCAGAGATTATTTTCTGTTATACCAAGGTTATGAGAATAAAGCCATCTGGCATTGCTTAAGCTTTGCTCATTCACTTCAAAACCGGAATCTTCAATAATTTTTGCAGCCTGAGGTTTTATCTCCTCCCACTGGCTGTCGTTTACAGGTGTTTCCTTCACATGAGCAGCACTGTAACTAGCTTTATAAATATTATCAAGAGTTGGTTCCATACGGTTCTTAATCAGATAATATTTCGCCTGGTCAGACATGTTCTCCACCGACCTTGCTTTATCTGTTCCTGTGGAAATACGATCCAAATTGGCTTTTGTAACGGGTATATTTGCAGAATCCAACCTCTCGATCAGATGCTTATTTTTGCTATAATCAAGTCCAAGGTATTGTTGCTGCAGAATTTTCTCCGTTAATTTAGCTCTTTGGTCTACAAGGCTATTCTCCTGCAATTCCCTTTGCTGCTTTATTCTTGCCAGCATCCTGTCAAGACGCTCCAGTTCAAACTTTTCAAGTGAAATACCTTCCTGTTCAAGAGCTATGTAATCACTTTCGGTTATTTGTGAGGAAGTCTTTGATACATCACCACCAGCTGATTCTTCCTGCTTATATACCGTATCTTCTGCTGCCTCTTCTTGTTTTTCCTCATAAACAGGAGAACTCTTCTCGGACCCTTCCGTGTACACGGCGACCGCTGATTGCGCCTGTACCTCATTGGTGCCTTTGACTTCATCTTTTTTTACGTCCTGAAGCGGTACCGAGGTATCCGCAGTGCCTGCTGCGCCTGTTGTTTTATATTCTGAAATAACATTTATATTCATTTCAACCTCTTTTCTGCCTGTGTAAGGTAGTCCTGTAGCAATTTTAAATCTATTAACTATATTTTTTCAGTACTTCAACCAATAAGGGGTTATTTAATTATATTTCGGACAAGACTTCAATTTTCTTAAGTAAAATCGAAGAAAGAAAAGCAGAGGAATGCATTCAGGAATCAAGAAAAATACAATTAACGCAAAATAGCAACCCTGCTATCCAATAACCATCTAAAAAAATAATATAATTACTGAGCCTAACCAGCAATAAAATTATTTAACGAAGTAATCAATCTACTCATAAAACTTTATCATCTATAACTCCAAACCCAAACAATAAAAGACCTAAATAATAAGGATATCCATTGAAAGCAACAGAGGAGTTTGGCTTACCGTTAGGAATCTTACATTGAAGGGTACCTAATGACACTTAAATGTCCACAGTTGTTACTAGGAGAAAGGATACCACTGTCTGAGCGCTTTTTGCGAGTTTGGTATCCTTTCTCCTGCCAGTAACAACTGCGGACATTTTAGTGGAATTTGGAACCCTGAACAGGAAAATTCCTAACGGTAAGCCAAACTCCTCGTCCGTTCCCCAAAACCTATTACTCCCCACCATAATAATAATAATAAGTCTATATGTAAAATTACCATCCGAAATTTCCATAAACTAAAATAAGACCAATCAAACCTGTACCTTATCACTCCTGTACACGTATCTGACCAGTCTTACTCCATTATAGCTTTTGCCCTCTCACGTTCCCCAACGCGCTTCCAACCTCTAGTACAATACCTTCTCGTATTGACTTAATTAAGTATAACACTTTTTGTGTGTTTTGTCAATATAAGCTTTAATATTTAAATTCTGTTGGCTATTTTCACAACAATGGTACTAAAATCCAAAATATGTTTCCATTAATTTATCCAGATATGCCTGATCCTTGGTGCCCATTAGTTCCCTGGAGGAATGCATGGCCAATAAAGGTATTCCGATATCCACCGTTTTCACAGGAAGCCAGGAGGATATGATGGGGCCTAAAGTACCGCCCCCCGGCATGTCTGAACGATTAACAAATTTCTGATATTTCACATCTGCTGCCTCACAAAGCTGCTGAACAATAGCGATAGCTTCTGTATCAAAGGTATATCTTTGATTGCTGTCTATCTTAAATACAATTCCTTCGTTTAGAGCTGTGTAGTTAGTAGGATCATATTTTTCCGGGCGATTAGGATGAACGCCGTGGGCTACGTCTACGGATAACAGAAAGCTGTCTGTTACCTGGGAATACAAATTCTCTTCCTTTAGAGATAACCCCCGCATAATTTTTTCCAGCAGAAGATTTAATAAGGCAGAATCTGCACCCTGCTTGGTCTTGCTGCCAATTTCCTCGTTATCGAATAGTGCTATCAGATTAATGCCTTCTTTTCTTCTTCCTCCATTAATTCCCTTTAACAGTGACCATACAGAAGTAAGATTATCAAGTCTCGGGCAGGATACAAAATCCTCTGAAGTGCCAATGAAGCAGCCATCTTCCTTATTGTAAATATACATATCATAGTCAAGAATCTTTGATTTATCAATTCCAAGTTCCCTTGCTAAGAAGCTTAAGAAAAACTTCTCCTCTGATATATCTTCATTTACCATAGAAAACAAAGGCAGGGTGTCTGTCTGTCTGTTTATCTCCACTCCTTTGTTCACTTCTTTATTTACATGAATGGCCAGATTGGGGATGGTAAGTACCGGTTTCTTGATATCCAGGATTCTTAATTCAGGATGAAAAGGGTCCTCACTTCTTAAAGCAACTCTGCCGGCCAGCGACAAAGGACGGTCCATCCAGGTATTTAATATCGGACCTCCATAAACCTCTGTATTTAATTTACGATAAGCTCCGCTCCTGATATCTGCATTGGGTTTTACGCGAAAACCCGGGTGGTCTGTATGAGCTGCAGCAATTCGGAAATTCTGTCCCTTTTCAAAGTTCTCTCCTACTGTAAAAGCAAAGAGGGATGTAGCATAAGGTTTGATATAATAACCTGCTCCCTTCGTAAGCTCCCAATCCTCTTTAAAGTCCAGGCCGGTAAATCCTGCTTTTTCTAAATACTTAATACCTTCCTCCACTGCGTGGTAAGGTGATGTTGCTTCCTGTATAAATGAAAGTAGCTCTTTCGCACTCTCTTTCTCTTTCATGATTGCTCCTCCTTAGATGTAAATTTATATGAATTAATTATAGCCCACCTTATTTTAATAAACAAGCAGGATTTATGCTTGACCTGCTCCCCCCGGTGTTTTATTCTTTTACTTATAGTAAGAAGAAAAGAGGGTTTTATGAATACATTATTGTTTGAGCAAGCTATCGATACTGTTATAAATAACCCAAGAATGGAAAGTGGTATCGGAACCCTGAGCGAAAAGACTGTCCATGCCGTTTTGAAAAACTATCTTGCTCCAAATCAATCCTGCCATGAAATTAAATATCAGAACTATTATGCCGACATTGTTACCCCTGAGGGTATTATAGAAATACAAACACAGAACTTTGACCGCCTGAGAAAGAAGCTTCCTGTATTCTTAAAAGAAGCCCCCGTCACAATCGTATATCCCATCCCTCATATTAAATGGCTTCGATGGGTAGACAAGGAATCAGGAGAAGTCAGCCCCCGAAGAAAGTCCCCAAAGATAGGAAAAGCCTCTCTTATCCTTCCGGAGTTGTATAAGATAAAGGATTACCTTAATGATCCGGGGCTTAAGCTCCACCTAGTCTTTATCGACCTCGAAGAATATAAATTCCTGGATGGTTGGGGAAAAGACAGGAAAAACCACGCGGGAAAAGCAGACCGTATTCCTGTAGGTCTTGCCAAGGAGATATTTATAAACTCTCCTGCTGATTATCAGCTGCTATTTCCGGAAGCTCTTAATGATACCTTTGTGGCAAAAGAATTTTCAAAAGCAGCCGGATACGGCAGTATTGCATTAAGCTCTGCCCTTAAAGTTCTAAAGCAAATGGAGGTAATCGAGCAAACCGGAAAAAAAGGACGTGCCTTTTTATATACCAGAAAGAATTAGCCTTTTGTATTTGAGGACGTATGATTGTAGGTATGCGTTAATTTTACTACATTTTTCTTATTTGCCGCTTTGTATTTGCTTGTATATAATAGTTGAATTTAGTCATTGTATTTACCATATAGTTATCATGGTAACCTCTAATAGGTTTAATACCTGTGCAACATTTACCGTTTACAAGACTGCAAAGTATGCCGGTTGCAACTATAGACGATCTCTGCCGATCAGACGATGGCCAAAGCATAGACCTTATGTTCTTCAAAGTGGGTAATAAAATTTTAATATTTACCAAAATATTTAATATAATATCCCCCAGACTATCTCCCTGAGGGATTTTTAATTTGACAAAATAGGTATTATATCCCATAATAGTTACACAATATTACACATGGAGGAAATTATGGGAGAAACTAAAAAGTGCAAACACTGTCAAACTGAGATTGACAAAAAGGCTAAAATTTGTCCAAATTGCAGAAGATCGCAGAAAAAGGCAGGTTGTCTAACCTTTATTATTGCTTTTATTATTGTAGTAGGGGCAGGTGGAATTATAGCATCTATTCAAAACAATGCCATTCAGAAAAATGTATCCGGAGTATCAAATGATTCAGAATATATTACTCTTGATGAATATAATGCTATCGAAAACGATATGTCTTATGAAGAGGTAGTTAAATTAATCGGGAGTGAAGGGACATCTACAACCGAATCTTCCGTCGGGGATATTACGGTAAAGATAATTACTTGGTATGGAAATGGGATGGCAGGTTCTAATGCAAATGTTACATTTACTAATGACAAGGTAACTGGTAAAGCTCAAATTGGTTTAAAATAGCTAAGAGAAATACCCCTCCAGAATTAATGGATTAGACGCAACCGTCCATTTACCATTTTATGAACTATGCTATGTTTATTTTAGAGGGGATTGCCCCGGGTCCTAAGTTATATGGACCCGGGGCTTTTCTTATTTCTTCCTGCCCGCTGCCAGTATCGTCTTTGTATTAGCTCCTACTCCCCAACTGGTTCCAGGTTTCCAATCTAACTGCTTCCAATATAAAAGCACTTCTGCTCTTGTTTTACTCCGTGGTCTCTATCCACCACCAACAGTACAAACAATTAAGGAGGTGTCTTTCCATATATCAGAAAGACACCTCCTTTGGTTTAAATCCCTTTATTCTCCTGCCTTGAACTCCGCCAGCAAAAGATCTACCATTCTTCCGTAGCTCTTCACTCCGTCACTCTGTTTATTGGCCTTTAGATAAGTATCATTCAGAGTACTTGATGCAGTACTGATGACAGTATCCTCAAATTGTACCCAATAATAATAGTTTTCTCTTAAATCAGCTTTCATTTCCTCACTATAGAGTGCCCTTGCCTGTTCATAATATTCCGTAGACTGTTGATAAAGCTGATTCCCCACATAAGCCAGGGCCAGCATTAATCCGCTGTATTTTAAGACATTGTCATCTGAATTGCTGCATACAAGATAAGAAATAAAATTAGCTTCGTCTTCTCTCATAAAACCTCGAAGATGTGCCAATTCATGAAGCATTGTAGCAGGAATCGTATAATCCGGTACATCAATGTTTACATTTGCTTCCATTGTAAAAGGCCAGAATATGCCGGTAATCTCCATGGCAGACATAACCCTGGAAGAGGATACCGCTTTTACAGATTTATAATTTCCTTCCAGCTGCGGGTATTTTGTGCCGATTTTCTCATAGGCTGCTGCAGCTGCATTAACCAGGTCTGTCCAGTTACTTTTGTCAATAATGATGGCTCCGTCCTGCGTGAAGGCTCCCCCCTCTTCCGTTATGAGTTTGCGAACCTCTGCAGCTCTTACCGCAAGGCTCTTATTCAGCTCATAAAGGTCCTGGACGGAAGATTTCTCTAAGGTATAGCCGCTGATTTGCGCAAAAGAATATCTGTTGTAATTTATGCCAGCTGTAATTACATAAAGAAAAAAGATTACACTGGCAATACATCCTATATTAATCAAAGAAAGCATAAAAATATATGCTGCTGTCTTTTCTTTTTGTCTTCTTTTTAGAAGTTGAAATATAAGGTACACGAAACCTGCAAGAACTACCGGCAGGAAAAGTTTAATTATAACTTCCATTATGGAGAAAGGAATCTTATCCGTCAAAAAACTGACAGCATAGGCTATCCCTTTGTAAATTTTACGCGCAAAAATCATCTCCGCAAAATAAGAGCTTTTTTGTGATATCAAAAGTAAGATATAGGCTAGCGGAGCTAATAAAATTATAAATATCCTTTTCTTACGAAAAGCCATGTACCATTTATTTGAATTCAGTGTCTTTGTTTCCTTCAATTAGCTCCTCCCTTTTCAAGGCTACTTATCTTCATGTTCCATACTTAATTTTACACCATCAGCAGACATATTAATAATGTCAATTAATTCCTCTTCAGACATCTTTACATATCTTGCCAGCTCGTGCAGATTGCCCTCCCTGCCGAGTTCTTCCGCCAATTCCTCAGAAGCACTCTTTATATGGCTGATCTTATTGATAATATCCTTTTCAAAACTGCTGCTCTCCGTGTTTTCATAGACTGCCTGCTCCAGCGCATTCTTGATATAACCCTCTAAGAAACTGATCTCACTCTCTAAGACCGTCTCGCTGTACAGTGCTTCTACCCCGCACAAAAGTCCAATATTTCCCTCCTGTATCAGATCCTCCAGGGTTACCCCCCTGTTCTGATAATTTTTTGCCAATTCCACAACCTTATGAAGGTTTACTTCAATAAACCTTTCCTTAACCTCTTCTTTTTTCCCTCTTATGGACATCAGCAAGGTTCCATACTCCGCTTCATCCGCCCTTTTTACCGCTGAAATATCCTCAAGGTACATCTTTAAATATTGGGAATCTTCTCCTGTCTGCTTCACGACACTTTCTAAGCTTTGGGTATCGTCCTCCTTAGAGGCCTCCTCCTTCTCCTGGGAGCCTTCTTCCGCTTTTTCGCTTTCCTCGACTGCTTCTTTGTATTCATCAAAAGCCTTTGTATTTACATATCCCTTAACCTTTATATGATTTGCTGCGAGGTAAGCGAAAATATGCTCATATTGACTTTCATTGAGCCCCATACCGCCAAAGAACTCTTTTATCTCATTCATCCCCAGCTCATTCCCCTGTACTCTTGCAACCTCTAAGACGTCCTTTAACATGTCCTGAAATTTATTCTTATCTTCCATATATACCTCTTTTCCTGCAACTACTGAGAGAGATTATACTCTCTGCTTCTTTTCTTATTTTATCATATCTTAATACTTCCCGCAAATGCCATATGTAAACACCATAACGCCTTCCCTGCTTCGTTGGGTAAAAGGGAATTTTATGTCGGAATTACTTATGAGTAACAGATGAGATGAGGTTGGCGCAACAGATATTTTCCAGTAAATAGTTCTTAATGACACCAAGCAGAATGTAGCCCTAATGATCAATGATATAAATATTCCTTAATCTCGTAGGACGTTTAAAGATAAGACTGCCATGCACATACACACAACATATCTTGCTTAGATTCCATTAATAGGCTATACTATTATATAACGAACCACAAACAAGAGAGGAGCACCAAAATGAGCGATGAATTAGAAGTGAAAGCGGAAGAGGCTGTTTCTGTGCCGGAAACCACGCCTCAGGAAGCAATTCCGTCCATGGAAGAATTTGAAGA from Anaerocolumna sp. AGMB13020 encodes the following:
- a CDS encoding LacI family DNA-binding transcriptional regulator, coding for MATIKDIANKLGIAVSTVSKGLNGASDISNDMRQLVLDTAVEMGYASKKMRTTTTRKVCIFIENMDYENIDQFGYDIIVGFKLSAARRHWEVTVIPASLTLQTDEKYDTYMLKNGYSGAFFLGFALHDDWVVQLNKTTVPTVLLDNYIEGNNHVGYVGTDSEEGIDCAVVHLKELGHKKIAFLNGSKNSMVSNQRYAAFVNSMNKHNLLLEESLIEYGYYVPDCAKYHVPSFLKNGATAIICASDLIASGVITEIMEQGLKVPEDISVIGFDDLPLATQLSPALTTIRQDRVDLGKSAFLLLDGLIHNITTSKLLLRAKFIKRQSTAICKERTREEK
- a CDS encoding flagellar export chaperone FliS, whose translation is MEKELAKSFAARITQASKTELIVIMYEVILSDIQSAKEKLSKGETEGFRHDIKHGQKFLNELMSSLDYTYDISLNLMSLYIFINKALVDAQYQMERKPLQDAEEVLQILMKGFEGIAKEDKSGPVMRNTGQIYAGLTYGRGVLNETYVDPNQVNRGFKA
- a CDS encoding flagellin N-terminal helical domain-containing protein — its product is MRINHNISALKANNMLNRTNKSLDKSLEKLSSGYRINKAADDAAGMAISQKMKTQIAGLEQASRNASDGISIIQTAEGALSEVNSMLQRMRELSVQASNGTNTIDDRKSIQAEIDQLKEEIQRISDTTEFNTKTLLDGSIDRQSFTSNQNVQLVSVSDTVPSKTYTINVSAVATQATYSGSAAMGATNITAAQAGVFNINGNEVKIEEGDTPDMVYEKIRDLSDNANIECKKGASGELIFTTKEYGSDKKIEINVGNAALASYLNIDASVKPSTHTQAQGKDTVMAATWGTNFASTATVSSKGNFVTISDTNGFEMTFDVKATGSTTATVLDSGPMKLQIGANESQTMEVRLPKVNPDTLGISMVNICTQEGAEAAITIFDDANNLVTSIRAKLGAYQNRLEHSISNLDTTSENMTEALSRIADVDMAKEMATYTQMNVLAQAGTSMLAQANERPQTVLSLLQG
- a CDS encoding DUF6240 domain-containing protein — translated: MNINVISEYKTTGAAGTADTSVPLQDVKKDEVKGTNEVQAQSAVAVYTEGSEKSSPVYEEKQEEAAEDTVYKQEESAGGDVSKTSSQITESDYIALEQEGISLEKFELERLDRMLARIKQQRELQENSLVDQRAKLTEKILQQQYLGLDYSKNKHLIERLDSANIPVTKANLDRISTGTDKARSVENMSDQAKYYLIKNRMEPTLDNIYKASYSAAHVKETPVNDSQWEEIKPQAAKIIEDSGFEVNEQSLSNARWLYSHNLGITENNLWATWDLDKIKSDMTTDKITDKLITSLAWGNTNSPSLSFLAEGQGYRAARADLDISDDTIRTMVSVRSDKEVDNLSIRDLYKQQRQQITDDRNIDNNTKAHIENTAQTAVSQEEIDIRTITVRRRLEEIRLKMTSDASGELLKKGFHLETDSLVKVVEGLKEIEDNYYRNLLKEGNVNVSQDNISTVKASLLQVEELKSAPAALLSNTLLSWSQETMESLTAAGNDYKRNHAADSYETLMTKPRADMGDSISKAFQNTGSLLEELGLEATEANKRALRILGYNNMPLTAENIDLVKLHDTQVNNVMKNFHPAVAVEFIRKGINPVELPVEELNNQINAMKEELGVTEEERFSRFLWKLDKNKEITEDERKSFIGLYRLLGAVDKTDGAALGAVVKANQELTLKNLLTAVRTRRGGGIETSVDDNFGTLSNYTKKGESITDQINTAYFEETSTSSEYTKAAYGKELVREIKDNLSPEALSGLGNTKDVADMTLEQVAEALNEQNKDTDKAYYNEKLKDFKEAVTKEAQVLLDNNKLPVTLSNVMAANDYLQKENTAFHKLNNLLQRSDSQREAADAIEEHVTLEVAEGTENSLNLEGISDKLLDNLESDSQIKNAYQEIETEVQDILKSYYEKGNLTVKDMEDIRRIGNGMQFITQMALRESYQIPLVTIEGITNVNVTLLKNTGDTGKAAIKIPTGKLGQIELNLTVKNNEVSAFIVCETREGLEAVKKKEAEIAEAFTIKDTKIKQISYGIGNNFGESGRYNNYKPKEEGDINTGDTPADTGTLLKLSKAFILQVKEIDNQL